In one Paenibacillus sp. JQZ6Y-1 genomic region, the following are encoded:
- a CDS encoding 1-deoxy-D-xylulose-5-phosphate reductoisomerase → MKKIAILGSTGSIGTQTLDVVRAHADQFKVESLAAGSNVELVVEQALEFQPKLVSVSTKELAEQVRERLPQSIHVHYGEQGLIEAAAHNDADTVVTAVMGSMGLPSTLAAIDAGKTIGLANKETLVTAGHIVTERARSKAVAILPIDSEHSALFQCLNGEPRERITELTLTASGGSFRDRTRDQLRDVTVADALKHPNWSMGSKITIDSATMANKGLEVIEAHWLFGMTYDQISVVLHPESIIHSFVEFADTSIIAQLGNPDMRVPIQYALTYPDRQPSPSTRLSLAKVGQLNFRDMDYERFPCLRMAFESGRAGGTAPTVFNAANEVAVSRFLKGEISFLNIEDIIEDALQHHDVISSPDLETIQQVDAEVRQRAVTAFA, encoded by the coding sequence ATGAAAAAGATCGCGATTCTTGGTTCAACTGGCTCGATTGGTACCCAAACGCTAGATGTGGTACGTGCTCATGCAGATCAATTCAAAGTGGAAAGTCTGGCAGCTGGCAGCAACGTGGAACTGGTTGTAGAACAGGCGCTCGAATTCCAACCGAAGCTGGTATCTGTTTCCACAAAAGAACTGGCGGAACAGGTGCGTGAACGATTACCACAATCCATACATGTACATTATGGAGAGCAGGGATTGATCGAAGCTGCCGCTCATAATGATGCGGATACCGTCGTTACAGCAGTGATGGGTAGTATGGGTCTACCATCGACATTGGCAGCGATTGACGCAGGCAAAACGATCGGTCTTGCTAACAAGGAGACGTTGGTTACTGCCGGTCATATCGTGACCGAACGCGCTCGCAGCAAAGCGGTAGCCATTTTGCCAATTGATAGCGAGCATTCGGCGCTATTTCAATGTCTTAACGGTGAGCCGCGAGAGCGTATTACTGAACTGACATTGACAGCATCCGGCGGTTCGTTCCGCGACCGTACGCGGGATCAATTGCGTGACGTGACCGTCGCCGATGCGCTCAAGCATCCAAACTGGTCGATGGGCTCCAAAATTACAATTGATTCAGCGACAATGGCAAACAAAGGGCTGGAAGTAATCGAAGCGCATTGGCTGTTTGGCATGACATACGACCAAATCTCGGTTGTATTGCATCCTGAAAGTATCATTCATTCGTTTGTGGAATTTGCTGATACAAGCATTATTGCGCAGCTAGGCAATCCTGATATGCGTGTGCCGATTCAATATGCACTCACCTATCCAGATCGTCAGCCATCTCCATCCACCCGATTGTCGCTCGCTAAGGTCGGTCAATTGAATTTCCGTGATATGGATTACGAACGTTTCCCATGTTTGCGCATGGCGTTTGAAAGTGGACGTGCAGGTGGAACGGCTCCGACAGTATTCAATGCTGCAAACGAAGTTGCTGTTTCCCGTTTTTTGAAGGGAGAGATTTCGTTTTTGAATATTGAAGATATTATTGAGGATGCGCTCCAGCATCATGATGTCATCTCATCGCCTGATCTGGAAACGATCCAGCAGGTAGATGCTGAGGTTCGCCAGCGCGCTGTCACCGCATTTGCCTAA
- the rseP gene encoding RIP metalloprotease RseP, which yields METLQVVIMTVLMFFVIVTVHEWGHYFFAKRAGVLVREFAIGFGPKLFSYKKDETVFTLRLLPFGGYARMAGEDPELAEIQPGQTIAVRMADNQVKSIFVDQLDNRRNVIRGEVQSIDLVDDLKIVMNVDREVQTFDVHPQAMMTVKGQEIQIAPRNRHFNSASVGQRALSIFAGPAMNFILAFVLCLIFVRMTGVPVDNPTGVVLGQVTESSAGAAAGLQKGDIVEQINGTAIGGDSAKMIQLIEQSPNKAMEWKIDRGGQEQMLSVTPKADASAGNVGKVGVAVSAQTRPASFTETFTQAGHQFVDMSTAILTGLKKLVFGQFAINDLAGPVGTIDMTAQVARQGLASMILWTALISTNLGIFNLLPIPALDGSRLIFIFVEWIRRKPIEPSKEGLVHVIGFAMLFLLMIAVTYNDILRLIKG from the coding sequence TTGGAGACACTTCAAGTAGTTATTATGACGGTACTCATGTTTTTCGTTATTGTTACGGTGCATGAATGGGGACACTATTTTTTCGCCAAACGTGCCGGAGTACTCGTACGCGAATTTGCAATAGGATTCGGTCCCAAGCTGTTTTCATATAAAAAGGACGAAACCGTATTTACACTCAGACTGCTACCGTTTGGTGGCTATGCACGGATGGCAGGCGAAGACCCAGAGCTGGCAGAGATTCAGCCCGGACAGACCATTGCCGTACGGATGGCAGACAATCAGGTCAAATCCATCTTCGTGGATCAGTTGGACAATCGCCGCAATGTGATTCGCGGCGAAGTACAATCGATCGATCTGGTGGATGACTTGAAAATCGTGATGAACGTCGATAGGGAAGTGCAGACATTTGATGTGCACCCGCAAGCGATGATGACGGTCAAAGGGCAAGAGATTCAGATTGCTCCGCGTAATCGTCACTTCAACAGCGCTTCGGTTGGACAGCGCGCTTTGTCCATTTTTGCGGGTCCAGCGATGAACTTTATTTTGGCATTTGTGCTCTGTTTGATTTTCGTCCGTATGACGGGTGTGCCGGTAGATAATCCTACAGGCGTTGTACTCGGTCAAGTGACTGAATCATCGGCAGGCGCAGCAGCAGGATTGCAAAAAGGTGATATCGTTGAACAGATCAACGGTACAGCGATCGGCGGTGACTCCGCTAAAATGATCCAGCTGATTGAGCAATCGCCGAACAAAGCGATGGAATGGAAAATCGATCGTGGCGGTCAGGAGCAAATGTTGTCGGTCACACCAAAAGCGGATGCTAGTGCTGGGAATGTAGGTAAAGTCGGTGTAGCCGTTTCTGCACAGACACGTCCGGCTTCGTTCACCGAAACCTTTACGCAAGCAGGGCATCAATTTGTCGATATGAGCACAGCGATTTTGACAGGGCTCAAAAAATTGGTGTTTGGGCAATTTGCCATCAATGATCTGGCTGGACCAGTAGGTACGATTGATATGACGGCGCAAGTAGCACGTCAAGGTCTAGCAAGTATGATCTTGTGGACAGCCTTAATCAGTACCAACCTAGGGATCTTCAATTTGCTGCCGATTCCGGCGTTGGATGGAAGCCGACTGATCTTTATCTTTGTAGAATGGATTCGTCGGAAACCGATTGAGCCAAGCAAAGAAGGTTTGGTGCATGTCATCGGCTTTGCGATGCTGTTCCTGTTAATGATCGCCGTAACATACAATGATATTCTGCGTTTGATCAAAGGATAA
- the proS gene encoding proline--tRNA ligase: MSNEKQDKQFVTEITPQSEDFSRWYIDVIKKAELMDYSPVRGCIVFRPDGYEIWEHIQRDLDRRFKETGHRNAYFPLFIPESFFEKEKEHVEGFNPELPWVTEAGGDPLEERLAIRPTSETMFGHMYSRWIQSYRDLPVLINQWANVVRWEKRTLPFLRTSEFLWQEGHTAHETAEEALEETMKMLDVYTEFVEEFLAIPVIKGQKSPSEKFAGAKATYSIEAMMKDGRAVQAGTSHYMGTNFAEAFDIQFLSRENTQEFAHTTSWGVSTRLIGSLIMVHGDDRGLALPPKVAPKQVMIIPIGPPKTRDVVVGRADELFAELKKAGVRVGIDDRADVRPGWKFNEYEMRGIPVRLEVGPRDIENGVCVLVSRISGEKKQVPLDNIVEEVQSMLEQVQQEMYNRALSFREENMHVVDTLDEMKTIMEEKRGFFIAGWDGTDETERKVKEETGATIRNIPFQLDVQKEKCLVTGQPAKHTVVFARAY, encoded by the coding sequence ATGTCGAACGAAAAGCAGGACAAACAATTTGTAACAGAAATCACGCCACAGAGTGAAGACTTTTCACGCTGGTATATTGACGTGATCAAAAAAGCCGAACTGATGGACTATTCCCCAGTGCGCGGCTGTATCGTATTCCGTCCAGACGGATACGAAATTTGGGAGCATATTCAGCGTGATCTGGATCGTCGTTTCAAAGAAACCGGTCATCGCAATGCGTATTTCCCACTGTTTATCCCAGAAAGCTTTTTTGAAAAAGAAAAAGAACACGTGGAGGGCTTCAACCCAGAGCTGCCGTGGGTAACAGAAGCGGGTGGTGATCCGCTGGAAGAGCGTCTGGCGATTCGCCCAACGTCCGAAACGATGTTTGGACATATGTATTCCCGTTGGATTCAATCGTACCGCGATCTGCCAGTACTGATTAACCAGTGGGCAAACGTAGTGCGTTGGGAGAAGCGTACGCTGCCATTCCTACGTACAAGTGAATTCCTGTGGCAAGAAGGTCATACGGCGCACGAAACTGCCGAAGAAGCACTGGAAGAAACAATGAAAATGCTGGATGTGTACACTGAGTTTGTAGAAGAATTCTTGGCTATTCCTGTCATTAAAGGTCAAAAGAGTCCATCCGAGAAGTTTGCCGGTGCAAAAGCTACATACTCCATCGAAGCGATGATGAAGGACGGACGCGCTGTACAAGCAGGAACTTCTCACTATATGGGTACCAATTTTGCCGAAGCCTTTGATATTCAATTCCTGAGCCGTGAAAATACACAGGAATTTGCGCATACGACATCTTGGGGTGTGAGTACGCGTCTGATCGGTTCGTTGATCATGGTACACGGCGACGACCGTGGTCTGGCGCTGCCACCAAAAGTAGCACCAAAACAAGTCATGATCATTCCAATTGGTCCTCCAAAAACACGCGATGTGGTCGTAGGACGTGCGGACGAGCTGTTCGCTGAATTGAAAAAAGCTGGCGTACGCGTAGGGATCGACGATCGTGCCGATGTTCGCCCAGGTTGGAAATTCAACGAATACGAAATGCGCGGTATTCCTGTTCGTCTGGAAGTAGGACCACGCGATATTGAAAATGGCGTATGTGTACTCGTATCCCGCATTAGCGGCGAGAAAAAGCAAGTACCACTCGACAATATCGTTGAAGAAGTACAAAGCATGCTGGAGCAGGTACAGCAGGAAATGTACAATCGTGCCCTGTCCTTCCGTGAGGAGAACATGCACGTAGTCGATACACTCGACGAAATGAAGACCATCATGGAAGAGAAGCGTGGCTTCTTTATCGCTGGTTGGGATGGTACCGATGAAACGGAGCGTAAGGTGAAAGAAGAAACTGGCGCAACGATTCGTAATATTCCGTTCCAGTTGGATGTACAAAAAGAAAAATGTCTCGTAACAGGTCAACCAGCGAAGCATACTGTCGTATTCGCACGCGCATACTAA
- a CDS encoding PolC-type DNA polymerase III, which translates to MSASGEKRQRFELLMQQAQVPAGLMEPYFADGIIERVEISRSNKEWKLIIAKDTLVPSPTYRTFCRHIQDKMNHIAKIRFLFQYNEQIDHVQVVEEYWTLFLEWVQRQIPSVNGWMTRAKFALNDDVLTLTMTDQMALELAKKKQIDQAIVKFYDEYFNIQLRIKIEVGENSTEAVQAFHEQRRQEELLEIERLMTSVESELEEELDEDGEPVRLQVGYEIKDPAMPLQELQDEEKKVVVQGTIFGLDSKELRNGSTLFTFFITDFTDSLQMKMFAKTKEDLKIMSLLANGKWVKARGRVEYDRFMQIPELAMIPSDLSEIKSPPGRKDDAEEKRVEFHLHTTMSTMDGITPIDRYVKTAADWGHPAIAVTDHGGVQCYPEAAKAAKKHGVKLLYGLEANVVNDATAIVLEPQPRDLRTSTYIVFDIETTGLSITQNKIIEIAAVKMVEGKELDRYATFVDPHERIPYNIQQLTNITDEMVRGAPEIDQVIREFVEFAGDGILVAHNARFDIGFIQATLKNHDLPEMTNPVLDTLELARLLHPTLKNHRLNTLASKYKVALESHHRAIDDTIALGGILFGLLKDAEQERRLTQLDRLNDFVGQDLSNARPFHCTIYALNEKGKKNLFKLVSLSHTEYFKRVPRIPKSVLTQYREGLVVLSGCEKGEFFETVLNKTQEEAEEVAQYYDVLEIQPMTMYMHLVDKGLVGTPRELEIALQKICEIGEKLDKPVVATGNVHYLEPREKIFRDITINGITGFSPLKDQRKPEAHFRTTKEMLEEFTFLGEDKAYEVVVTNTQALAERFEVYPLFPEKLFTPDLEGADEEIRNTCYSTARSIYGEDLPEVIIARLEKELEPIIKYGFSANYLISEKLVKKSNEDGYLVGSRGSVGSSIVATFLGISEVNPLPAHYICINKECKHSEWFLDGSVPSGFDLPKKECPNCGGELKGEGQDIPFETFLGFKGDKVPDIDLNFSGDYQPIAHNYTKVLFGEKNVFRAGTIGTVAEKTAYGFAKKYEELHQKKWRGAELSRLAAGCTGVKRSTGQHPGGIVVVPDYIDVEDVTPVQYPADDVNAEWKTTHFDYHAFEANLLKLDILGHDDPTMMRMLQDLTGVDPTTIPMNDPKVMSMFNSTEALGISPHQLRSPVATYGVPEMGTKFVRQMLVESQPSSFADLLQISGLSHGTGVWLGNAQELIKNNTCTIKTVIGCRDDIMLFLIYKAGMDASLAFKITESVRKGKGLTPEWIDEMKKCKVPQWYIDSCLKIQYMFPKAHASAYVISAVRTAYFKLYHPIEYYATYFTVRAEDFDIDLCCQGYEAIYRKIEEIEQLGFQASPKEKAMLSILEMALEMTARGFTFKPLDLYRSHATSFTVDGKSLIPPFSAVQGIGDNAARNIAASREHGEFLSIEDFQQKSKASKTIVELMTQMGCFRGLPESNQLSLF; encoded by the coding sequence ATGAGCGCAAGCGGGGAAAAAAGACAACGTTTTGAGCTGTTGATGCAGCAGGCACAGGTGCCTGCAGGTCTGATGGAGCCCTATTTTGCGGATGGGATCATCGAGCGGGTGGAAATCAGCCGCAGCAACAAAGAGTGGAAACTGATTATCGCCAAAGATACACTGGTGCCTTCACCGACCTATCGTACCTTTTGCCGTCATATTCAGGATAAGATGAACCATATTGCCAAAATACGCTTTTTATTTCAATATAACGAACAGATTGATCACGTACAGGTCGTCGAAGAATATTGGACATTGTTTTTGGAATGGGTACAGCGTCAGATTCCATCGGTAAATGGATGGATGACTCGCGCCAAATTTGCTCTTAACGATGATGTGCTGACATTGACGATGACCGATCAGATGGCACTAGAGCTAGCGAAGAAAAAGCAGATTGATCAAGCAATCGTCAAATTTTACGACGAGTACTTTAATATACAGCTGCGCATCAAGATTGAAGTGGGCGAGAACTCCACGGAAGCAGTACAGGCATTCCATGAGCAGCGTCGTCAGGAAGAACTGCTGGAGATCGAACGTCTGATGACCAGCGTTGAATCCGAGCTGGAAGAAGAGCTGGATGAGGATGGCGAACCGGTACGCTTGCAGGTCGGCTACGAGATCAAAGACCCAGCTATGCCGCTACAGGAATTGCAGGACGAGGAGAAAAAGGTTGTCGTGCAAGGTACAATCTTCGGTCTCGACAGCAAAGAACTGCGTAACGGCAGTACGCTGTTTACGTTCTTCATTACCGACTTTACCGATTCTCTGCAAATGAAGATGTTTGCCAAAACAAAAGAAGATCTTAAAATCATGAGTCTGCTGGCAAATGGCAAATGGGTCAAAGCACGCGGACGCGTGGAATACGACCGATTTATGCAAATTCCAGAACTGGCAATGATCCCGTCCGATCTGAGCGAGATCAAATCGCCACCGGGACGCAAAGATGATGCTGAAGAGAAGCGGGTTGAATTCCATCTGCATACCACGATGAGTACGATGGATGGGATCACACCGATTGATAGATATGTAAAAACAGCTGCTGATTGGGGACATCCGGCGATTGCTGTAACCGATCATGGTGGTGTGCAATGTTACCCAGAAGCAGCAAAAGCAGCCAAAAAGCACGGCGTTAAGCTGCTGTACGGATTGGAAGCCAATGTAGTGAATGATGCGACCGCGATTGTATTGGAGCCACAGCCGCGAGACCTGCGTACATCCACTTACATCGTATTCGATATCGAGACCACCGGTCTGTCGATCACGCAGAACAAGATTATTGAGATTGCGGCGGTCAAGATGGTGGAAGGGAAAGAATTGGATCGCTATGCGACCTTTGTTGATCCGCATGAACGTATTCCATACAATATCCAGCAGCTGACCAATATTACCGATGAAATGGTACGCGGTGCACCGGAGATTGATCAGGTCATTCGTGAATTTGTAGAATTTGCTGGCGATGGGATTCTAGTTGCCCATAACGCACGCTTTGATATTGGATTTATCCAAGCAACATTGAAAAATCACGATCTACCAGAAATGACGAATCCCGTACTGGATACGCTGGAATTGGCACGTTTGCTACATCCAACACTGAAAAATCACCGATTGAATACACTCGCATCCAAATACAAAGTTGCATTGGAAAGTCATCACCGTGCGATTGACGATACGATTGCGTTGGGTGGCATTCTGTTCGGCTTACTGAAGGATGCGGAGCAGGAGCGCCGTTTGACACAATTGGATCGACTGAACGATTTTGTCGGTCAGGATCTATCCAATGCTCGTCCATTCCACTGTACGATTTATGCACTGAATGAAAAAGGCAAAAAGAACCTGTTTAAGCTGGTGTCGCTATCGCATACCGAATACTTCAAACGTGTACCGCGTATTCCGAAGTCTGTACTGACTCAGTATCGCGAAGGTCTGGTAGTATTGTCCGGTTGCGAAAAAGGCGAGTTCTTTGAAACCGTACTGAACAAAACACAGGAAGAAGCGGAAGAAGTCGCACAGTATTATGACGTGCTCGAAATCCAACCGATGACGATGTATATGCATCTGGTGGATAAAGGTCTAGTCGGCACACCGCGCGAATTGGAGATCGCCCTGCAAAAAATTTGCGAAATCGGCGAGAAGCTGGACAAGCCGGTAGTAGCGACAGGTAATGTGCATTATTTGGAACCGCGTGAGAAGATTTTCCGCGATATTACCATCAACGGGATTACTGGATTTAGCCCGCTCAAGGATCAGCGCAAGCCGGAAGCCCATTTCCGTACAACCAAGGAAATGCTGGAAGAGTTTACGTTCCTCGGCGAAGATAAGGCATATGAAGTAGTCGTGACCAATACGCAAGCACTGGCAGAACGCTTTGAGGTGTACCCGTTGTTCCCAGAGAAGCTGTTCACACCCGATCTGGAAGGCGCAGACGAAGAAATCCGTAATACCTGCTACAGCACCGCGCGTTCTATCTATGGTGAGGATTTGCCAGAGGTGATTATCGCTCGTCTGGAAAAGGAATTGGAGCCGATTATCAAGTACGGCTTCTCTGCCAACTATCTTATTTCCGAGAAACTGGTGAAAAAGTCAAACGAAGACGGCTATCTGGTCGGTTCGCGGGGCTCGGTTGGTTCGTCTATCGTAGCAACCTTCCTTGGCATTTCCGAAGTTAATCCGTTGCCAGCGCATTACATTTGCATCAATAAGGAATGCAAGCATAGCGAATGGTTCCTTGATGGTAGCGTACCAAGTGGATTTGACCTTCCCAAAAAAGAATGCCCGAATTGTGGCGGCGAGCTAAAAGGCGAAGGTCAGGATATTCCGTTTGAAACGTTCCTTGGCTTTAAAGGGGATAAGGTTCCCGATATTGATCTTAACTTCTCTGGTGATTATCAGCCGATTGCGCATAATTATACTAAAGTATTGTTTGGCGAGAAAAACGTATTCCGTGCCGGAACCATCGGTACAGTAGCGGAGAAAACCGCATACGGATTTGCCAAAAAGTACGAAGAACTGCATCAGAAAAAATGGCGCGGTGCCGAGCTGAGTCGTCTGGCAGCAGGCTGTACTGGCGTTAAACGTAGTACCGGACAGCATCCCGGCGGTATCGTCGTTGTACCGGATTATATCGATGTCGAAGATGTCACACCAGTTCAATATCCGGCGGATGATGTAAATGCCGAGTGGAAGACCACGCACTTTGATTATCACGCCTTTGAAGCCAACTTGCTCAAGCTTGATATTCTCGGACATGATGATCCGACGATGATGCGGATGCTGCAAGATTTAACAGGAGTAGACCCGACGACAATTCCGATGAATGATCCGAAGGTTATGAGTATGTTCAACTCCACCGAAGCGCTTGGCATTTCACCGCATCAGTTGCGTAGTCCAGTAGCAACCTATGGTGTACCGGAAATGGGTACCAAATTCGTACGTCAGATGCTTGTGGAATCGCAACCGTCCAGCTTTGCCGATTTGCTGCAAATTTCCGGTCTGTCTCACGGAACGGGCGTATGGCTTGGCAACGCGCAGGAATTGATCAAAAATAACACCTGTACGATCAAAACGGTAATTGGCTGTCGTGACGATATTATGTTGTTCTTGATTTATAAAGCGGGCATGGATGCGAGTCTGGCGTTTAAAATCACGGAGAGCGTGCGTAAAGGTAAAGGTCTGACGCCGGAATGGATCGACGAGATGAAGAAATGTAAAGTGCCACAATGGTACATTGATTCCTGTCTCAAAATCCAGTACATGTTCCCGAAAGCCCATGCCTCGGCGTATGTTATCTCTGCCGTGCGTACGGCTTACTTCAAGCTGTATCATCCGATTGAATATTATGCGACGTACTTCACAGTGCGGGCGGAAGATTTTGATATTGATCTGTGCTGTCAGGGATATGAAGCAATCTATCGCAAGATCGAAGAGATTGAGCAGCTTGGCTTCCAAGCGTCGCCGAAGGAAAAAGCGATGCTGTCGATTTTGGAGATGGCGCTGGAGATGACGGCACGCGGCTTTACCTTTAAACCACTCGATCTGTATCGCTCACACGCAACCTCCTTTACCGTAGATGGCAAAAGTCTGATTCCGCCGTTCTCCGCTGTACAGGGTATCGGTGACAATGCAGCGCGCAATATCGCTGCGTCACGTGAGCATGGCGAGTTTCTGTCGATTGAGGATTTCCAACAGAAATCCAAAGCGAGTAAAACGATCGTTGAGCTGATGACCCAGATGGGCTGCTTCCGCGGTTTGCCGGAAAGTAATCAGCTGTCTCTATTCTAA